Proteins from a single region of Chitinibacter bivalviorum:
- the uvrB gene encoding excinuclease ABC subunit UvrB, giving the protein MFVEYPDSPYQLFQPFPPAGDQPTAINQLIEGLDDGLRFQTLLGVTGSGKTFTMANVIARTGRPAIILAPNKTLAAQLYAEMREFFPRNAVEYFVSYYDYYQPEAYVPSRDLFIEKDSAINEHIEQMRLSATKAMLERKDCIIVATVSAIYGIGDPSSYHAMILHLVEGEQIGQRDIIKRLTTMQYDRNELDFSRGHFRVRGDVIDIFPAESAELAVRVSMFDDEIERISLFDPLTGHVKQRVGRYTIFPSSHYVTPRDTVMRAIETIKDELRDRLAFYYKEQKLVEAQRLEQRTRFDLEMLTEMGFCKGIENYSRHFSGKPAGSPPPTLLDYLPKDGLMILDESHVMIGQVGAMYKGDRSRKENLVDYGFRLPSAMDNRPLKFEEFERLMPQTIFVSATPADYEAKNQGQVVEQVVRPTGLVDPIIEVRPVGTQVDDLLSEIKLRTAVGERVLVTTLTKKMSEQLTDYLAEHGIKVRYLHSDIDTVERVEILRDLRLGVFDVLIGINLLREGLDIPEVSLVAILDADKEGFLRSERSLIQTIGRAARNLNGKAILYADRITNSMEKAIGETLRRRDKQIAFNVANNITPRGVVKRIKDIIDGVYNAEEATAARLEEKKQRIVAEMDQKTLAKELKRIEKEMMNAAQNLEFEKAAQLRDELKQLRDRAFGHE; this is encoded by the coding sequence ATGTTTGTTGAATATCCCGACTCGCCGTATCAACTATTTCAGCCCTTCCCGCCCGCAGGCGATCAGCCGACTGCAATTAATCAGTTGATCGAGGGGCTGGACGATGGTTTGCGCTTTCAAACTTTGCTCGGCGTAACGGGCTCGGGCAAGACCTTTACGATGGCCAATGTGATTGCGCGCACCGGCCGGCCGGCGATTATTTTGGCGCCGAATAAAACGCTGGCGGCGCAGTTGTACGCCGAGATGCGCGAGTTTTTCCCGCGCAACGCGGTCGAGTATTTCGTGAGTTATTACGATTACTACCAGCCCGAAGCCTATGTGCCTAGCCGTGATCTGTTTATCGAAAAAGATTCGGCGATTAATGAGCATATCGAGCAAATGCGCTTGAGTGCGACCAAGGCGATGCTGGAGCGCAAAGACTGCATTATCGTTGCGACCGTATCGGCGATTTACGGTATAGGCGACCCTAGCTCGTATCACGCGATGATTTTGCATCTGGTCGAGGGCGAGCAAATTGGCCAGCGCGACATCATCAAACGCCTGACGACGATGCAGTACGACCGCAATGAACTGGACTTTTCGCGCGGGCATTTTCGCGTGCGTGGTGATGTAATAGATATTTTCCCCGCCGAGTCGGCCGAGCTCGCGGTGCGGGTATCAATGTTCGACGACGAAATCGAGCGCATCAGCCTGTTTGACCCGCTCACCGGCCATGTAAAGCAGCGCGTAGGCAGGTATACGATTTTCCCCAGCAGCCACTATGTCACGCCGCGCGATACCGTCATGCGCGCGATTGAAACGATCAAAGACGAGCTACGTGATCGGCTGGCGTTTTATTACAAAGAGCAAAAATTGGTTGAGGCGCAAAGGCTGGAGCAGCGCACGCGGTTCGATCTGGAAATGCTCACCGAAATGGGCTTTTGCAAAGGCATCGAGAACTACTCGCGGCATTTTTCTGGCAAACCCGCAGGCTCGCCGCCGCCGACGCTGCTCGACTATCTGCCCAAAGATGGCCTGATGATTTTGGACGAAAGCCACGTAATGATCGGCCAAGTCGGCGCGATGTATAAGGGCGATCGCTCGCGCAAGGAAAACCTCGTCGATTACGGCTTCCGCCTGCCCTCCGCAATGGACAATCGCCCGCTCAAATTTGAAGAATTCGAGCGGCTGATGCCGCAAACAATTTTCGTCTCCGCCACACCCGCCGATTATGAGGCGAAAAACCAAGGCCAAGTGGTCGAACAAGTCGTGCGCCCGACGGGGCTGGTCGATCCGATCATCGAAGTGCGCCCAGTCGGCACGCAAGTGGATGATCTGCTATCCGAAATCAAGCTGCGCACCGCCGTCGGCGAGCGCGTGTTGGTCACGACACTGACCAAAAAAATGTCCGAGCAGCTCACCGATTATCTGGCCGAACATGGCATTAAGGTGCGCTATTTACACTCGGATATTGATACTGTAGAGCGCGTCGAAATTTTGCGCGATTTGCGCCTAGGCGTGTTTGACGTACTGATCGGGATTAACTTATTGCGCGAAGGCTTGGATATTCCTGAGGTGTCGCTGGTGGCGATTTTGGATGCCGACAAGGAAGGTTTCCTGCGCAGCGAGCGCAGCCTGATTCAAACCATCGGCCGTGCGGCACGTAATCTGAACGGTAAAGCGATTTTGTACGCCGACCGCATTACCAATTCAATGGAAAAAGCGATTGGTGAAACCCTGCGCCGCCGCGACAAACAGATTGCATTTAATGTCGCCAACAACATCACACCACGCGGCGTAGTGAAACGAATTAAAGATATCATCGACGGCGTGTATAACGCAGAAGAAGCCACAGCAGCGCGGCTGGAGGAGAAAAAGCAGCGCATTGTGGCCGAGATGGATCAGAAAACACTAGCGAAAGAGCTCAAGCGTATCGAAAAAGAAATGATGAACGCCGCGCAAAATCTGGAATTTGAAAAGGCCGCGCAATTGCGTGATGAGCTGAAGCAACTTCGTGATCGGGCCTTTGGCCATGAATAA
- the acs gene encoding acetate--CoA ligase: MSGIDSVLKETRLFPPSDDFRVNANVSGIEGYNALCEKANNDYEGFWGDLAKSMLDWKKPFTKVLNSDNAPFYKWFEDGVMNVSYNCIDRHLETKANKVAIIFEADDGSVTRVTYRELYHRVCQFANGLKSLGVAKGDRVVIYMPHTIEAVVAMQACARIGAIHSVVFGGFSAGALRDRIQDAQAKIVITANETVRGGKATPLKSITDEALGLGGCESVSKVVVFQRTSTKPEHWNEERNIWWHKLVKDQADTCEPEWVEAEHPLFILYTSGSTGKPKGIQHSSAGYLLGTQVTMKWVFDYKETDVYWCTADVGWITGHSYIAYGPLGIGATQVVFEGVPTYPDASRFWQMIEKHEVTTFYTAPTAIRSLIKLGGDLPKQYDLSSLRLLGTVGEPINPEAWMWYYEVVGGSRCPIVDTWWQTETGCNMIAPLPGAVATKPGSCTLPIPGIMADIVDESGAQVDLGKGGFLVVSKPWPSMVRNIWGDSDRFKKTYFPEDYNGKLYLAGDSAHRDENGYIWIMGRIDDVLNVSGHRLGTMEIESALVANPLVAEAAVVGKPHEIKGESVVAYVVLKGARPEGEEAKRIAKELREWVAHEIGKIAQPDEIRFGDNLPKTRSGKIMRRLLRDIAKGLEITADTSTLENPAILEQLRQSAI, encoded by the coding sequence ATGAGTGGTATCGATTCTGTTTTGAAAGAAACCCGTCTGTTCCCGCCATCGGATGATTTCCGCGTTAATGCGAACGTTTCTGGCATCGAAGGCTACAACGCCTTGTGCGAGAAAGCGAACAACGACTACGAAGGTTTCTGGGGCGACTTGGCCAAGTCCATGCTCGACTGGAAAAAACCTTTTACCAAAGTATTGAATAGCGATAACGCACCGTTCTACAAATGGTTTGAAGATGGCGTGATGAACGTGTCGTACAACTGTATCGACCGTCACCTCGAAACCAAAGCGAATAAAGTAGCGATCATTTTCGAAGCCGATGACGGCTCAGTAACGCGCGTAACCTACCGCGAGCTGTATCACCGCGTGTGCCAATTTGCTAATGGCCTGAAATCTTTGGGCGTTGCGAAGGGCGATCGCGTCGTGATCTATATGCCACACACGATTGAAGCTGTAGTGGCGATGCAAGCATGTGCCCGTATCGGCGCGATTCACTCAGTGGTATTCGGCGGCTTCTCGGCTGGCGCATTGCGCGATCGCATTCAAGATGCGCAAGCGAAAATCGTGATCACTGCCAACGAAACAGTACGTGGCGGCAAAGCAACCCCACTAAAATCAATCACCGATGAAGCTTTGGGCTTGGGTGGTTGCGAGTCAGTATCAAAAGTGGTGGTGTTCCAACGCACCAGCACCAAACCAGAACACTGGAATGAAGAGCGCAATATCTGGTGGCACAAATTGGTAAAAGACCAAGCCGACACGTGCGAGCCAGAATGGGTTGAAGCAGAACACCCACTGTTTATTTTGTACACATCAGGCTCAACGGGTAAACCAAAAGGCATTCAACATTCATCAGCAGGCTACCTGCTCGGCACGCAAGTGACGATGAAATGGGTGTTCGACTACAAAGAAACCGACGTTTACTGGTGCACGGCCGATGTGGGCTGGATTACGGGCCACTCTTACATCGCCTACGGCCCACTGGGCATTGGTGCAACGCAAGTCGTGTTTGAAGGTGTGCCAACATACCCAGATGCTTCACGCTTCTGGCAAATGATTGAAAAACACGAAGTAACGACGTTCTACACCGCGCCAACTGCGATTCGTTCATTGATCAAATTGGGCGGCGATTTGCCAAAACAATACGATTTGTCTTCACTGCGCCTCTTGGGGACAGTGGGCGAGCCAATCAATCCAGAAGCTTGGATGTGGTACTACGAAGTGGTGGGCGGCAGCCGTTGCCCAATCGTGGATACTTGGTGGCAAACTGAAACGGGCTGCAATATGATCGCCCCACTGCCAGGCGCAGTAGCAACTAAACCAGGTTCTTGCACTTTGCCTATCCCAGGCATTATGGCCGACATCGTGGATGAGTCTGGCGCGCAAGTGGATCTGGGCAAAGGCGGCTTCCTCGTGGTAAGCAAACCTTGGCCATCGATGGTACGCAATATCTGGGGCGATTCTGATCGCTTTAAGAAAACCTACTTCCCAGAAGACTACAACGGCAAATTGTATCTGGCTGGCGACTCGGCGCACCGCGACGAGAATGGCTATATCTGGATCATGGGTCGTATCGACGACGTATTGAATGTATCTGGCCACCGCCTTGGCACAATGGAAATTGAGTCGGCGCTGGTAGCCAACCCACTGGTAGCGGAAGCCGCCGTCGTGGGCAAACCGCACGAAATCAAAGGCGAATCAGTCGTTGCCTACGTGGTACTGAAAGGCGCTCGCCCAGAAGGTGAAGAAGCCAAACGTATCGCTAAAGAGCTGCGTGAATGGGTAGCTCACGAAATCGGTAAGATCGCTCAGCCAGACGAGATCCGTTTTGGCGACAATCTGCCAAAAACTCGCTCAGGTAAGATCATGCGCCGCCTCTTGCGCGACATCGCCAAGGGTCTGGAAATCACTGCGGATACTTCCACACTGGAAAACCCAGCGATTCTGGAGCAACTGCGTCAGAGCGCAATCTAA
- a CDS encoding 3'-5' exonuclease: MSLFNGLQLSYWLRRYAQSQLRHPQFAFLFAAEPEQEWVSIDCETTSLDPKVAEIISIAAVRIRGSRIELSDQLSLLIKPSGQLDPKSIPIHGLRTQDVATGLSIEDALSQLLNFIGARPLIGYYLEFDLAVINRQLKPWLGIQLPNRAIDVSGMYYDRTVSAYNPEVDLRLESILRNLDLPHLSRHDPLNDALMAAMIFQKLRKNPNKS, encoded by the coding sequence ATGAGTTTGTTTAATGGTCTCCAGCTCAGTTACTGGCTTCGCCGCTACGCACAAAGCCAGTTGCGGCATCCTCAATTTGCTTTTTTATTTGCCGCCGAGCCCGAACAAGAATGGGTCAGCATTGACTGCGAAACCACCTCACTCGACCCCAAAGTGGCGGAAATCATTAGCATTGCTGCGGTACGAATCCGCGGCTCGCGCATTGAATTATCCGATCAATTGTCGCTATTGATTAAGCCCAGCGGCCAGCTCGACCCTAAAAGCATTCCGATTCACGGCCTGCGCACCCAAGACGTCGCCACAGGGCTGAGCATCGAAGACGCACTGAGCCAATTATTGAACTTTATCGGCGCCAGACCCTTGATCGGGTATTACCTCGAATTTGATTTGGCCGTCATCAATCGTCAACTCAAACCCTGGCTCGGCATTCAGCTACCCAACCGAGCGATTGATGTTTCTGGCATGTATTACGACCGAACTGTGAGCGCCTACAACCCCGAGGTCGATCTGCGACTGGAGAGCATTCTACGCAATCTGGATTTGCCACATTTATCTCGGCACGATCCACTCAATGACGCACTCATGGCCGCGATGATTTTCCAAAAACTAAGAAAAAACCCCAATAAATCTTAA
- a CDS encoding DUF294 nucleotidyltransferase-like domain-containing protein — MSTPFDFSYPPFDALTALERNELLKHLDIEYYAAGSNIIVPNSPMLALFVVMKGLVVGGVEQDVYFAEHELFDGKAVLEGQCPHAFIAQEDTLLWRIPREHILQLSQRNATFAAYFYQDVARRIAELTPSPHQLSQATQMLSRVRDAALSPIHYIAADASVLEATQCLEQYQISSVLVQTEQGSGIFTQSDLRKLVCQGLIPAQEKAALHATYQLLSIESDATLHQAMILMIRHGIHRVLVQQHGQLIGVLEQLDLLASLANNPHSIGLQIDRASSIDELQTASDRFLPVIQLLHHSGMKVTLIAELIGELRQKLLAKLFQLLAPPEMLQHVCLLVLGSEGRGEQILRTDQDNALIIADDYQHPALESICQQFNEALHRFGYPPCPGGIMVSMPQWRKTVSEFKQQLNDWTYTPNGENVMKLAIWVDATAVTGNTSLLYTLQEHFNKWLDSNTQFMAYFAFPIEHFPTPLSLFSRLVTSGQQNVLDLKKGGLFPITHGLRSLALEARIQTKNSYARLAALCGGNVIDEQMAQDLSETLSYLQSLQLKYGLAAILSGKATINLIDPAQLTALERELLKDAFGVVKQFRSLLRHHFKLGML; from the coding sequence GTGTCAACGCCATTTGATTTCTCATATCCACCGTTTGACGCGCTCACCGCCTTAGAACGCAACGAACTGCTCAAACACCTTGATATCGAATATTACGCCGCGGGCAGCAATATTATTGTGCCCAATAGCCCGATGCTGGCGCTTTTCGTAGTTATGAAAGGCTTAGTCGTCGGCGGCGTCGAACAAGACGTCTATTTTGCCGAACATGAATTATTTGACGGCAAAGCAGTGCTTGAAGGGCAATGCCCCCACGCCTTTATCGCTCAGGAAGACACCTTGTTGTGGCGTATTCCGCGCGAGCATATTTTGCAGTTGAGTCAGCGTAACGCCACTTTTGCGGCCTATTTTTATCAAGATGTCGCGCGCCGCATTGCTGAACTCACGCCCAGCCCTCATCAGCTCAGTCAAGCCACGCAAATGTTAAGCCGAGTGCGCGATGCAGCACTCAGCCCGATTCATTATATTGCCGCTGATGCTAGCGTGTTAGAAGCCACCCAATGCCTTGAGCAGTACCAGATTAGTTCGGTTCTGGTGCAAACTGAGCAAGGCAGCGGCATTTTTACGCAAAGCGATTTGCGCAAGCTGGTATGCCAAGGGCTCATCCCCGCGCAAGAAAAAGCCGCGCTGCATGCGACGTATCAATTACTGAGTATCGAGTCAGATGCCACGCTACATCAGGCAATGATATTAATGATCCGCCACGGCATACACCGTGTTTTGGTGCAACAACACGGCCAGCTTATCGGCGTACTTGAGCAGCTGGATTTACTCGCCAGCCTCGCCAACAACCCGCATAGCATTGGATTGCAAATTGATCGCGCCAGCAGCATTGATGAGCTACAAACCGCCTCGGATCGCTTCCTGCCCGTGATTCAGCTACTGCACCACAGCGGCATGAAAGTTACCTTGATCGCCGAGTTGATCGGCGAATTGCGGCAAAAACTACTCGCCAAATTATTCCAGCTATTGGCGCCGCCCGAGATGTTGCAACACGTTTGCTTGCTGGTCCTGGGCTCAGAAGGACGCGGCGAGCAAATACTACGTACCGACCAAGACAATGCGCTGATTATCGCCGACGATTATCAACACCCTGCTTTGGAGTCGATTTGCCAACAATTTAACGAGGCCTTGCATCGCTTTGGCTACCCACCCTGCCCGGGCGGCATCATGGTCAGCATGCCGCAGTGGCGCAAAACGGTGAGCGAATTCAAGCAACAACTCAATGACTGGACCTACACCCCCAATGGCGAAAATGTAATGAAGCTGGCGATTTGGGTCGATGCCACGGCTGTTACGGGCAATACATCCCTACTGTATACATTGCAAGAGCATTTTAATAAATGGCTAGATAGCAATACCCAGTTTATGGCCTACTTTGCTTTTCCAATCGAGCACTTCCCTACCCCGCTGAGCCTGTTTTCGCGTTTAGTCACAAGCGGCCAGCAAAACGTGCTCGATCTGAAAAAAGGTGGGCTATTCCCGATCACGCACGGCCTGCGCAGTTTGGCGCTGGAAGCGCGCATCCAAACTAAAAACAGCTATGCCAGGCTGGCGGCGCTGTGCGGTGGCAACGTCATCGACGAACAAATGGCACAAGATTTAAGTGAAACACTCAGCTATTTACAAAGCTTGCAGCTTAAATATGGACTCGCTGCCATTTTGAGTGGCAAAGCGACAATCAATCTAATCGACCCCGCGCAATTAACAGCCCTTGAGCGAGAATTGCTCAAAGACGCGTTTGGCGTCGTTAAACAATTTCGCAGCTTGCTTCGCCATCATTTCAAGCTGGGCATGCTATGA
- a CDS encoding cation acetate symporter, producing MKSFLQKLGFAGLFALSSMPSWASGAIEGAVAKRSLNVHAIVMFLVFVAFTLGITYWAARRTRSAKDFYAAGGGITGFQNGLAIAGDYMSAASFLGISAMVFTTGYDGLIYSIGFLVGWPVITFMVAERLRNLGKYTFADVASYRLAQTPVRVFAATGTLVVVALYLIAQMVGAGKLIQLLFGLDYTYAIVLVGILMILYVTFGGMLATTWVQIIKAILLLSGASFMAFMVMKHAGFSFETLFQQAVDVKHAGAQALAHKAAIASEAAAQAVASNAPNASAVVASATTLAESAAKAAKANIMAPGGLVSNPIDAISLGLALMFGTAGLPHILMRFFTVADAKEARKSVFYATGFIGYFYILTFIIGFGAIVLVSTNPTFKDAAGALIGGSNMAAIHLADAVGGDLFLGFISAVAFATILAVVAGLTLSGASAVSHDLYASVIKKGKANEADEIRVSKMTTVALGIVAMLLGIIFEKQNIAFMVGLAFSIAASANFPVLILSMFWKNLTTRGAVMGGAIGLVSAVVLIILGPAVWVDVLGHAKGSELFAYKNPALFSMSAAFFFTWLFSVTDNSEQAQKERGKFDAQFIRSMTGIGAEGASEH from the coding sequence ATGAAATCATTCCTACAAAAATTAGGCTTTGCAGGCTTGTTTGCACTCTCAAGCATGCCAAGCTGGGCCTCAGGGGCAATTGAAGGCGCGGTAGCAAAACGCAGCTTGAATGTTCACGCCATCGTGATGTTTTTGGTGTTTGTTGCATTTACGCTCGGTATTACTTATTGGGCAGCCCGTCGCACACGTTCAGCGAAAGACTTTTACGCTGCCGGCGGCGGCATTACCGGTTTTCAAAATGGTTTGGCCATTGCCGGTGACTATATGTCAGCGGCGTCCTTCCTCGGTATTTCTGCCATGGTATTTACCACCGGCTACGATGGCTTGATCTACTCGATCGGCTTTCTGGTTGGCTGGCCAGTGATCACCTTTATGGTGGCAGAACGCCTGCGCAACTTGGGTAAATACACTTTTGCCGATGTCGCATCTTATCGCCTCGCACAAACACCAGTTCGCGTCTTTGCTGCAACGGGCACCTTGGTCGTCGTTGCGCTGTATCTGATTGCGCAAATGGTCGGCGCGGGTAAATTAATCCAACTGCTATTCGGTTTGGATTACACCTACGCGATTGTCTTGGTTGGTATTTTGATGATTTTGTACGTGACGTTTGGCGGTATGTTGGCCACGACTTGGGTACAGATCATCAAAGCGATCTTGCTGTTGTCGGGTGCTTCGTTTATGGCCTTCATGGTTATGAAACACGCCGGCTTTAGCTTTGAAACCCTATTCCAACAAGCAGTTGATGTTAAACACGCAGGCGCACAAGCGTTGGCGCACAAAGCCGCGATTGCTTCTGAAGCAGCCGCTCAAGCGGTCGCTAGCAATGCACCCAATGCTTCAGCTGTGGTAGCCTCAGCAACGACCTTGGCTGAATCTGCGGCCAAAGCGGCTAAGGCCAATATCATGGCACCTGGCGGTTTGGTCTCGAACCCAATTGATGCTATTTCACTCGGTCTGGCCTTGATGTTTGGTACAGCTGGTTTGCCACACATCTTGATGCGCTTCTTTACCGTAGCAGATGCCAAAGAAGCGCGTAAATCAGTGTTCTACGCCACAGGCTTTATCGGTTACTTCTACATCCTGACCTTTATTATCGGTTTTGGTGCAATCGTACTGGTATCGACCAATCCGACCTTTAAGGACGCCGCAGGCGCGCTGATCGGTGGCTCGAATATGGCCGCAATTCACCTGGCTGATGCCGTCGGTGGCGACTTGTTCTTGGGCTTTATCTCAGCGGTTGCTTTCGCCACGATCTTGGCGGTGGTTGCTGGCTTGACGCTATCAGGCGCTTCTGCGGTATCGCACGATCTGTACGCTTCGGTCATCAAGAAAGGCAAAGCCAACGAAGCCGATGAAATCCGCGTTTCAAAAATGACGACCGTCGCACTGGGTATCGTTGCCATGCTGCTCGGTATCATCTTTGAAAAGCAAAATATTGCTTTCATGGTCGGCCTGGCATTCTCGATCGCGGCATCAGCAAACTTCCCAGTACTGATTTTGTCGATGTTCTGGAAAAACCTGACAACTCGTGGTGCAGTGATGGGTGGCGCGATTGGCCTGGTTTCTGCCGTGGTACTGATTATTCTGGGACCAGCAGTGTGGGTTGATGTACTTGGCCACGCTAAAGGCTCTGAATTGTTTGCCTACAAAAACCCAGCACTCTTCTCAATGAGCGCGGCATTCTTCTTTACTTGGTTGTTCTCAGTAACAGACAACAGCGAACAAGCACAGAAAGAACGCGGTAAATTTGACGCTCAATTCATCCGCTCTATGACGGGTATTGGCGCAGAAGGTGCTTCTGAGCATTAA
- a CDS encoding DUF485 domain-containing protein, producing the protein MHDSMIERVQNNPKFHALVATRSRFSWMLTIAMLVIYYGFILLVAFSPATLGTPLSNGVTTLGIPVGIFVIVSAFVLTGIYVRRANTEFDQLTREVVEDAKK; encoded by the coding sequence ATGCATGATTCAATGATTGAACGCGTCCAGAATAATCCAAAATTTCACGCGCTCGTGGCAACTCGTTCCAGATTTTCCTGGATGCTGACCATTGCTATGTTGGTGATTTACTACGGTTTTATTCTGCTCGTCGCATTTTCGCCCGCAACACTTGGCACACCACTGAGCAATGGCGTCACCACACTGGGCATTCCAGTGGGTATTTTTGTCATCGTTTCGGCTTTCGTATTAACCGGCATTTATGTTCGCCGCGCCAATACCGAATTTGACCAACTCACTCGTGAAGTGGTTGAGGACGCTAAAAAATGA
- a CDS encoding LysR family transcriptional regulator produces MELYQLRTFVTVAQQGHLTQAAELLHLSQPAVTAQIKALEEQFGLALFDRYPGGVSLTEAGKLLMPEAEQILAQARDLLHKAKALQGEPKGKVRIGTIGVPARLKLGAWLSLLRKEFPLITVQTTHGISVSILNEVRKKSLDAGFYLGRNPYQNVMTLPLGEIGFCIALPVSLAEEYQNADWAKLGEAPWLGLSQYTSLADISQELWRSQNIAPKVVGEFDEEATLLELIKTGVGIGILAERTAQRFASDGSIVLWRNGEVVTRAPLQFIYSGERSSDPMIHKLCSTLSAVWQLE; encoded by the coding sequence ATGGAACTCTATCAATTACGTACTTTTGTGACTGTGGCGCAACAAGGGCACTTAACGCAAGCTGCTGAATTGTTGCATTTATCTCAGCCAGCGGTGACCGCGCAGATCAAGGCGCTCGAAGAGCAATTTGGTCTGGCTTTGTTTGATCGCTACCCAGGTGGCGTCTCCTTGACCGAGGCGGGTAAGTTGTTGATGCCTGAAGCTGAGCAAATTTTGGCGCAAGCGCGAGATTTATTGCATAAGGCTAAAGCACTGCAGGGTGAGCCCAAGGGGAAGGTGAGGATAGGCACGATTGGTGTGCCGGCTCGGCTGAAGTTGGGCGCATGGTTGTCTTTATTACGCAAAGAATTTCCGCTGATAACCGTGCAAACAACGCACGGTATTTCGGTCAGTATCTTAAATGAAGTGCGGAAAAAATCACTGGATGCGGGCTTTTATTTAGGACGCAATCCCTATCAAAATGTCATGACGCTGCCTTTGGGGGAAATTGGCTTTTGCATTGCGCTGCCCGTTTCTTTGGCTGAAGAATACCAAAACGCTGATTGGGCCAAATTGGGTGAAGCTCCCTGGTTGGGCTTATCGCAATACACCAGCTTGGCGGATATATCGCAGGAATTATGGCGTAGTCAGAATATTGCGCCCAAAGTGGTGGGCGAGTTTGACGAAGAAGCCACTTTGCTCGAGTTGATCAAAACAGGCGTTGGGATTGGTATTCTGGCTGAGCGCACCGCGCAACGTTTTGCGTCCGATGGCTCTATCGTGTTGTGGCGCAATGGCGAGGTAGTTACGCGAGCGCCGTTGCAGTTTATTTATTCAGGCGAGCGCAGTAGCGATCCGATGATACATAAATTATGTTCAACGTTAAGTGCGGTGTGGCAACTAGAATAA
- the rpmG gene encoding 50S ribosomal protein L33, whose translation MRDKIKLESSAGTGHFYTTTKNKRTMPEKMEIKKFDPVARKHVIYKETKLK comes from the coding sequence ATGCGCGATAAGATCAAGCTCGAATCTTCTGCAGGTACTGGTCACTTCTACACCACGACCAAAAACAAACGTACCATGCCAGAAAAGATGGAAATCAAGAAGTTCGATCCCGTTGCTCGTAAGCACGTGATCTACAAGGAAACCAAACTGAAGTAA
- the rpmB gene encoding 50S ribosomal protein L28, which produces MARVCKVTGKGPMTGNNVSHANNKTKRRFLPNLQSRRFWVESENRFIRLRVSNAALRLIDKKGIDAVLADLRARGEL; this is translated from the coding sequence ATGGCACGAGTATGCAAAGTCACCGGCAAAGGCCCGATGACCGGGAATAACGTTTCCCACGCCAACAACAAAACAAAACGCCGCTTCCTCCCGAATCTGCAATCACGCCGTTTCTGGGTTGAGAGCGAAAACCGCTTCATCCGTTTGCGTGTTTCTAACGCTGCATTGCGCCTGATCGACAAGAAAGGCATCGACGCAGTATTGGCTGACTTGCGCGCCCGCGGCGAACTATAA